The Pseudomonas berkeleyensis genome includes a region encoding these proteins:
- a CDS encoding YgjP-like metallopeptidase domain-containing protein has protein sequence MVSVKYLQGYPVALQQQVRQLIADDRLADYLAQRYPGRHEVQSDKALYGYVMALKQEHLKNAPAIDKVLYDNRLDLTHRALGLHTAISRVQGCKLKAKKEIRVASLFRDAAPAFLQMIVVHELAHLKESDHNKAFYKLCDHMLPGYAQIEFDLRMYLTWREMSS, from the coding sequence ATCGTATCGGTGAAGTACCTCCAGGGTTATCCCGTTGCCTTGCAGCAGCAAGTCCGCCAACTGATCGCCGATGACCGGCTGGCTGACTACCTGGCGCAGCGCTATCCGGGGCGGCATGAAGTGCAGAGCGACAAGGCCCTGTACGGCTATGTGATGGCGCTCAAGCAGGAGCACCTGAAGAACGCGCCGGCCATCGACAAGGTGCTCTACGATAACCGTCTCGACCTCACCCACCGTGCGCTGGGGCTGCACACGGCGATCTCGCGGGTACAGGGTTGCAAGCTCAAGGCGAAGAAGGAAATTCGTGTCGCGTCGCTGTTTCGCGACGCGGCGCCGGCCTTTCTGCAGATGATCGTGGTGCATGAGCTGGCGCATCTGAAAGAGAGCGATCACAACAAGGCGTTCTACAAGCTGTGCGACCACATGCTGCCGGGCTATGCGCAGATCGAGTTCGACCTGCGCATGTACCTGACCTGGCGCGAGATGAGTTCGTAG